A genomic region of Chelonia mydas isolate rCheMyd1 chromosome 9, rCheMyd1.pri.v2, whole genome shotgun sequence contains the following coding sequences:
- the LAMP3 gene encoding lysosome-associated membrane glycoprotein 3 isoform X2: MGRRALEVVLLNVACAFLSCHADVGNYEMELKSTPQSTLFLQRTTSAQSVSPYQITSSSHAVTTLFSSRTSNIITTPLSQRTSVVTATQTTNHNPVTTASAPNMTTQARENSTQLTSKVTHLILTTTVAGKKTTAKPPLPTNETTTHVRVTTTGQTSNKTTIQRTEKTTLPTNQTTHSRVATTAAAKKTTAKPTSPTNQTTTLAVTTTATTKKTAVKTTTQPTKQTTHTAAKTTARTNMTTIHPGNQTTRPATTATVGPTLAPNTSSPTTGAYNVSNGSVNCIKASMGLELIVQNSKTQKKGYFNIDPSITQTSGSCGNLQSNLNLTFNGGFISFTFVKKDRVYYISTVEASLKIPSVGSWHNVTSKQLFTATVGNSFKCLSKQMVNLADNFQLLTVNTQLQAFAIVGNQFGKVEECAADFNIIFPAIGFFVIFIAGILALILYAVCLKRKSSAYQRI; the protein is encoded by the exons ATGGGCAGGCGTGCTCTGGAGGTGGTGCTGCTAAACGTTGCCTGTG CATTTTTATCCTGCCATGCTGATGTGGGGAATTACGAGATGGAGCTCAAATCAACCCCACAATCTACTTTGTTCCTACAGAGAACTACTTCTGCTCAGTCAGTTTCCCCATATCAGATAACTTCTTCCAGCCATGCAGTCACCACACTTTTCTCCAGCAGGACAAGTAATATTATAACTACCCCATTAAGCCAAAGAACATCTGTAGTCACTGCCACCCAAACAACAAACCATAATCCAGTAACAACAGCATCGGCCCCTAACATGACAACGCAAGCAAGAGAAAACAGCACCCAGCTGACCAGCAAGGTGACCCATCTAATATTAACAACTACAGTAGCAGGTAAGAAAACAACTGCAAAGCCCCCACTGCCGACCAATGAAACTACAACCCATGTAAGAGTAACAACTACAGGACAAACATCTAACAAGACAACCATCCAGAGAACTGAGAAAACCACACtgccaaccaaccaaacaacccACTCAAGGGTAGCAACTACAGCTGCAGCTAAGAAGACAACTGCAAAGCCCACATCACCAACCAATCAAACTACAACCCTAGCAGTAACAACTACAGCAACAACCAAGAAGACAGCTGTAAAGACCACCACGCAGCCAACTAAACAAACAACACATACAGCAGCAAAAACTACAGCCAGAACCAACATGACAACCATTCATCCAGGGAATCAAACAACCAGACCCGCTACGACAGCCACTGTGGGGCCCACCCTTGCACCTAATACATCATCACCCACTACTGGAGCCTACAATGTTTCCAATGGAAGTGTGAACTGCATTAAAGCATCAATGGGATTGGAGCTGATTGTTCAAAATTCTAAGACG CAGAAGAAGGGATACTTCAATATTGATCCCAGCATCACACAAACATCTGGAAGCTGTGGAAATCTGCAATCAAATCTGAACTTAACTTTTAACGGAGGCTTTATAAGCTTCACCTTTGTAAAG AAAGATAGAGTCTATTACATCAGTACAGTTGAGGCCAGCTTAAAGATACCCTCCGTGG GTTCATGGCATAATGTTACAAGCAAGCAGCTGTTTACAGCTACGGTGGGGAATTCATTTAAGTGTCTCAGCAAACAGATGGTGAACCTGGCAGACAActtccagctgctcactgttaaCACCCAACTCCAAGCCTTTGCCATTGTTGGTAACCAGTTTGGGAAAG
- the LAMP3 gene encoding lysosome-associated membrane glycoprotein 3 isoform X1: MGRRALEVVLLNVACAFLSCHADVGNYEMELKSTPQSTLFLQRTTSAQSVSPYQITSSSHAVTTLFSSRTSNIITTPLSQRTSVVTATQTTNHNPVTTASAPNMTTQARENSTQLTSKVTHLILTTTVAGKKTTAKPPLPTNETTTHVRVTTTGQTSNKTTIQRTEKTTLPTNQTTHSRVATTAAAKKTTAKPTSPTNQTTTLAVTTTATTKKTAVKTTTQPTKQTTHTAAKTTARTNMTTIHPGNQTTRPATTATVGPTLAPNTSSPTTGAYNVSNGSVNCIKASMGLELIVQNSKTQKKGYFNIDPSITQTSGSCGNLQSNLNLTFNGGFISFTFVKKDRVYYISTVEASLKIPSVGSWHNVTSKQLFTATVGNSFKCLSKQMVNLADNFQLLTVNTQLQAFAIVGNQFGKEEECSLDRNRRTIPIALGLSILGLFFIVLAFGLISRRKPNRGYERI, encoded by the exons ATGGGCAGGCGTGCTCTGGAGGTGGTGCTGCTAAACGTTGCCTGTG CATTTTTATCCTGCCATGCTGATGTGGGGAATTACGAGATGGAGCTCAAATCAACCCCACAATCTACTTTGTTCCTACAGAGAACTACTTCTGCTCAGTCAGTTTCCCCATATCAGATAACTTCTTCCAGCCATGCAGTCACCACACTTTTCTCCAGCAGGACAAGTAATATTATAACTACCCCATTAAGCCAAAGAACATCTGTAGTCACTGCCACCCAAACAACAAACCATAATCCAGTAACAACAGCATCGGCCCCTAACATGACAACGCAAGCAAGAGAAAACAGCACCCAGCTGACCAGCAAGGTGACCCATCTAATATTAACAACTACAGTAGCAGGTAAGAAAACAACTGCAAAGCCCCCACTGCCGACCAATGAAACTACAACCCATGTAAGAGTAACAACTACAGGACAAACATCTAACAAGACAACCATCCAGAGAACTGAGAAAACCACACtgccaaccaaccaaacaacccACTCAAGGGTAGCAACTACAGCTGCAGCTAAGAAGACAACTGCAAAGCCCACATCACCAACCAATCAAACTACAACCCTAGCAGTAACAACTACAGCAACAACCAAGAAGACAGCTGTAAAGACCACCACGCAGCCAACTAAACAAACAACACATACAGCAGCAAAAACTACAGCCAGAACCAACATGACAACCATTCATCCAGGGAATCAAACAACCAGACCCGCTACGACAGCCACTGTGGGGCCCACCCTTGCACCTAATACATCATCACCCACTACTGGAGCCTACAATGTTTCCAATGGAAGTGTGAACTGCATTAAAGCATCAATGGGATTGGAGCTGATTGTTCAAAATTCTAAGACG CAGAAGAAGGGATACTTCAATATTGATCCCAGCATCACACAAACATCTGGAAGCTGTGGAAATCTGCAATCAAATCTGAACTTAACTTTTAACGGAGGCTTTATAAGCTTCACCTTTGTAAAG AAAGATAGAGTCTATTACATCAGTACAGTTGAGGCCAGCTTAAAGATACCCTCCGTGG GTTCATGGCATAATGTTACAAGCAAGCAGCTGTTTACAGCTACGGTGGGGAATTCATTTAAGTGTCTCAGCAAACAGATGGTGAACCTGGCAGACAActtccagctgctcactgttaaCACCCAACTCCAAGCCTTTGCCATTGTTGGTAACCAGTTTGGGAAAG